The Brevibacillus humidisoli DNA segment AAAAGCACGCTTTCGATCCGATCTGTATTGAGATTGTACATGCAGCATTCACCCGCTTGTTATTTTTTCATCTGATCGCGTTTCTTTTTTGACGCCCGCTTGGCGTATAGAAGCGTGCCGACAAATGTCAGGATCAATACGATCAGTACTAATTCTCCCTGCATGAGATATTCTCGATCCACACCCTTCACCCCATTTCCGTATCAAGTATATCAGAAACCTTATGAGAGCCGTTAGAAAAGGGGTGCGAAAACAAAAACAAGCTTCCCTGTCCGATCAGGC contains these protein-coding regions:
- a CDS encoding amino acid ABC transporter permease, translating into MDREYLMQGELVLIVLILTFVGTLLYAKRASKKKRDQMKK